A single Streptomyces sp. 2114.4 DNA region contains:
- a CDS encoding TetR/AcrR family transcriptional regulator gives MPTEGPAGEPPARSKRADAQRNRQTVLSAAADVFVTSGVDAPIRQIAARAGVGMATIYRHFPTRADLVTAVYRHQIEACAEAGPALLAGAASPFDALRRWIDLFVDFLVTKHGLADALQSDSDRFAALHTYFLDRLLPVCAQLLDAAVDAGEIGPGTQPYELMRGIGNLCIGRDSDPHYDPRRLIELLLQGLQQPRPA, from the coding sequence ATGCCCACCGAGGGCCCCGCCGGAGAGCCACCGGCCCGCAGCAAGCGGGCCGACGCCCAGCGCAACCGGCAGACGGTGCTCAGCGCCGCCGCCGACGTGTTCGTCACCTCCGGTGTCGACGCGCCGATCCGGCAGATCGCCGCCAGGGCGGGCGTCGGAATGGCCACGATCTACCGCCACTTCCCGACCCGGGCGGATCTCGTCACCGCGGTCTACCGCCACCAGATCGAGGCCTGCGCCGAGGCCGGCCCGGCCCTGCTGGCCGGCGCCGCTTCCCCGTTCGACGCGCTGCGCCGCTGGATCGACCTCTTCGTCGATTTCCTGGTCACCAAGCACGGGCTCGCCGACGCCCTGCAGTCCGACAGCGACCGCTTCGCCGCGCTGCACACCTATTTCCTCGACCGCCTGCTGCCCGTCTGCGCCCAACTGCTCGACGCCGCGGTCGACGCCGGTGAGATCGGGCCCGGCACCCAGCCGTACGAGCTGATGCGCGGCATCGGCAACCTCTGCATCGGACGCGACAGCGACCCCCACTACGACCCCCGCCGTCTGATCGAACTGCTCCTCCAGGGGCTGCAGCAGCCTCGACCGGCCTGA
- a CDS encoding alpha/beta hydrolase family protein, whose product MNASTDTDTATDPSGTPGAPVPVLSFSPVVLSVPGRPVDMQVRVSAPASGTGLPVILFSHGHGPSNHLSSLNGYAPLVNFWAAQGFVVVQPTHLSSRTLSRLLADAPGAPFFWRSRAEDMTHLLDRLDVIEKAVPLLAGRIDHTKVAVAGHSFGGFTAGLLLGARVTDPADGEEVSLIEPRIKAGVLLAAPGRGDVLNGPMAQALPVLRTTDFSTMTTPALVVAGDEDDSPHFTDRGPGWHADPYTLSPGPKSLLTLFGAGHALGGIPGYDAAETTDESPERVAAVGRLTAAYLRTALHPGDRTWQAAREASASGPRPVGRIESK is encoded by the coding sequence GTGAACGCCTCCACCGACACCGACACCGCCACCGACCCCAGCGGCACCCCGGGCGCGCCCGTCCCGGTCCTGTCCTTCAGCCCGGTGGTGCTGTCCGTTCCCGGACGCCCCGTGGACATGCAGGTCCGCGTCTCCGCACCCGCGAGCGGAACGGGACTTCCCGTCATCCTGTTCTCGCACGGCCACGGACCCTCGAACCACCTCTCCTCGCTGAACGGCTACGCGCCGCTCGTCAACTTCTGGGCGGCACAGGGGTTCGTGGTCGTCCAGCCCACCCATCTCAGCTCAAGGACCCTGAGCCGCCTGCTCGCCGACGCCCCCGGAGCACCCTTCTTCTGGCGCTCGCGCGCCGAGGACATGACGCACCTCCTCGACCGGCTCGACGTGATCGAAAAGGCCGTGCCACTGCTCGCCGGGCGGATCGACCACACCAAGGTCGCGGTGGCCGGACACTCCTTCGGCGGCTTCACCGCCGGCCTCCTGCTCGGCGCCCGGGTCACCGACCCCGCCGACGGCGAGGAAGTGAGCCTCATCGAGCCCCGGATAAAGGCGGGCGTGCTGCTGGCCGCGCCCGGCCGGGGCGACGTGCTCAACGGGCCCATGGCGCAGGCGCTGCCCGTGCTGCGGACCACCGACTTCTCCACGATGACCACGCCCGCGCTGGTCGTCGCCGGCGACGAGGACGACTCCCCGCACTTCACGGACCGGGGGCCCGGCTGGCACGCCGACCCCTACACCCTGAGTCCCGGCCCCAAGTCCCTGCTCACCCTGTTCGGCGCGGGGCACGCCCTCGGCGGGATCCCGGGGTACGACGCCGCCGAGACCACGGATGAGAGCCCCGAGCGGGTCGCCGCCGTCGGGCGGCTCACCGCGGCCTACCTCCGCACCGCGCTCCACCCCGGCGACCGCACCTGGCAGGCCGCACGTGAGGCGTCGGCGAGCGGTCCTCGCCCCGTCGGACGGATCGAATCCAAGTAG
- a CDS encoding Tex family protein, translating to MTASTEPIGTLGSIEARIAGELGVKERQVKAAVELLDGGSTVPFIARYRKEATETLDDAQLRSLEERLRYLRELEERRTAILESVRSQGKLDAALEAQIRGAESKARLEDIYLPFKPKRRTKAQIAREAGLEPLADGLLADPSVEPSAAAAAFVDEGKGVADPAAALEGARAILTERFGEDADLIGELRERMWSRGRVAAKVREGKEEAGAKFADYFDFAEPFTELPSHRVLAMLRGEKEEILDLALEPEDPSAATEGPSSYEQSIAHRFGIADRGRPGDKWLQDTVRWAWRTRVQVHLGIDLRLRLRQAAEDEAVRVFASNLRDLLLAAPAGTRATMGLDPGFRTGVKVAVVDATGKVAATETIYPHVPQQKWDASLATLAKLAREHDVELIAIGNGTASRETDKLAADLIAAQPELKLTKVMVSEAGASVYSASAFASQELPDLDVSLRGAVSIARRLQDPLAELVKIDPKSIGVGQYQHDLSEVKLSRSLDAVVEDCVNGVGVDVNTASAPLLSRVSGIGSGLAENIVAHRDSNGPFRSRKALKDVARLGPKAYEQCAGFLRIRGGDDPLDASSVHPEAYPVVRRMVKSAGSEVGSLIGNTAVLRTLKAADFVDDSFGLPTVSDILQELEKPGRDPRPVFKTATFKEGVEKIGDLQPGMLLEGVVTNVAAFGAFVDVGVHQDGLVHVSAMSKTFVKDPRDVVKPGDIVRVKVLDVDIPRKRISLTLRLDDEHGKGAPATGGGERRGGSGGSGGSGGGRGPREGGGRSGAPRQRQGGGGQRGGDRRGGRDAGPANDAMADALRRAGLLGTERGGR from the coding sequence GTGACGGCATCCACTGAGCCCATCGGGACCCTCGGGTCCATCGAAGCGAGGATCGCCGGGGAGCTCGGCGTCAAGGAGCGGCAGGTGAAGGCCGCGGTCGAACTGCTCGACGGCGGCTCGACGGTTCCGTTCATCGCGCGCTACCGCAAGGAAGCCACCGAAACGCTCGACGACGCGCAGCTGCGCTCGCTCGAGGAGCGGCTGCGCTATCTGCGGGAGCTGGAGGAGCGGCGGACCGCGATCCTGGAGTCCGTACGGTCCCAGGGCAAGCTCGACGCCGCCCTGGAGGCGCAGATCCGCGGCGCCGAGTCCAAGGCGCGACTGGAGGACATCTACCTCCCGTTCAAGCCCAAGCGGCGCACCAAGGCACAGATCGCGCGGGAGGCGGGCCTGGAACCGCTCGCCGACGGGCTGCTCGCCGATCCTTCGGTGGAGCCGTCCGCGGCCGCCGCGGCGTTCGTGGACGAGGGCAAGGGCGTCGCCGATCCGGCCGCCGCCCTGGAGGGCGCGCGGGCCATCCTGACCGAGCGGTTCGGCGAGGACGCGGACCTGATCGGCGAGCTGCGCGAACGGATGTGGTCGCGCGGGCGGGTCGCGGCGAAGGTGCGTGAGGGCAAGGAGGAGGCGGGCGCGAAGTTCGCCGACTACTTCGACTTCGCCGAGCCGTTCACCGAACTCCCCTCGCACCGTGTGCTGGCGATGCTCCGCGGGGAGAAGGAGGAGATCCTCGATCTCGCCCTGGAGCCGGAGGACCCGTCGGCGGCCACCGAGGGTCCCAGCTCCTACGAACAGTCCATCGCCCACCGCTTCGGCATCGCCGACCGGGGCCGGCCCGGCGACAAGTGGCTGCAGGACACGGTCCGTTGGGCCTGGCGCACCCGGGTGCAGGTGCACCTCGGGATCGATCTGCGGCTGCGGCTGCGACAGGCCGCCGAGGACGAGGCGGTGCGGGTCTTCGCCTCGAACCTGCGCGATCTGCTGCTGGCGGCGCCCGCCGGTACGCGCGCCACGATGGGCCTGGACCCCGGTTTCCGCACCGGTGTGAAGGTCGCCGTGGTGGACGCGACCGGCAAGGTGGCCGCCACGGAGACCATCTACCCCCATGTGCCGCAGCAGAAGTGGGACGCCTCGCTGGCCACGCTGGCGAAGCTGGCCCGCGAGCACGACGTCGAGCTGATCGCGATCGGCAACGGCACCGCCTCCCGCGAGACCGACAAGCTGGCGGCCGATCTGATCGCCGCGCAGCCGGAGCTGAAGCTGACGAAGGTGATGGTCTCCGAGGCCGGCGCCTCGGTGTACTCCGCTTCCGCGTTCGCCTCGCAGGAGCTGCCGGACCTGGACGTCTCGCTGCGCGGCGCGGTGTCCATCGCCCGGCGGCTGCAGGACCCGCTGGCCGAGCTGGTCAAGATCGACCCGAAGTCGATCGGCGTCGGGCAGTACCAGCACGACCTGTCCGAGGTGAAGCTGTCGCGCTCGCTGGACGCGGTGGTCGAGGACTGCGTGAACGGCGTCGGCGTGGACGTCAACACCGCCTCGGCGCCGCTGCTTTCGCGGGTGTCGGGCATCGGCTCCGGGCTCGCCGAGAACATCGTGGCGCACCGGGACAGCAACGGCCCGTTCCGCTCCCGCAAGGCCCTCAAGGACGTGGCGCGGCTCGGCCCCAAGGCGTACGAGCAGTGCGCGGGCTTCCTGCGGATCCGGGGCGGCGACGACCCGCTGGACGCCTCCAGCGTGCACCCGGAGGCGTACCCGGTGGTGCGCCGGATGGTGAAGTCGGCGGGCAGCGAGGTCGGTTCGCTGATCGGCAACACGGCGGTGCTGCGCACGCTGAAGGCCGCGGACTTCGTCGATGATTCCTTCGGCCTGCCGACGGTGAGCGACATCCTGCAGGAGCTGGAGAAGCCGGGCCGTGACCCCCGTCCGGTCTTCAAGACGGCGACCTTCAAGGAGGGCGTGGAGAAGATCGGCGATCTGCAGCCGGGGATGCTCCTGGAGGGCGTGGTGACCAATGTCGCCGCCTTCGGGGCGTTCGTGGACGTGGGCGTCCACCAGGACGGTCTGGTGCATGTCTCGGCGATGTCGAAGACCTTCGTCAAGGACCCGCGGGACGTGGTGAAGCCGGGCGACATCGTGCGGGTCAAGGTGCTCGATGTCGACATTCCACGGAAGCGGATCTCGCTGACGCTGCGGCTGGACGACGAGCACGGCAAGGGCGCCCCGGCGACCGGCGGCGGCGAGCGCCGGGGCGGTTCGGGCGGTTCGGGCGGTTCCGGCGGTGGCCGGGGACCGCGTGAGGGCGGTGGCCGCAGCGGTGCGCCGCGCCAGCGGCAGGGCGGCGGCGGGCAGCGCGGCGGCGACCGCCGGGGCGGCCGCGACGCCGGGCCGGCCAACGACGCGATGGCCGATGCCCTGCGGCGGGCCGGACTCCTGGGCACGGAGCGCGGCGGCCGCTGA
- a CDS encoding GlxA family transcriptional regulator, with product MEQREVLVVLFDGVQALDVSGPVEVFHGAAQEAPGAYRIRTAGLDGAPVRTTSGLTLIPDTTLGAAGPPHTLLVPGGQGTRTPDPRLIDWLRGNAHRARRKVSVCSGALLLAEAGLLDGRRATTHWMLCDTLAERFPAVRVEPEPIYVRDGDLATSAGVTAGIDLALALVEEDLGRDLALTVARHLVVFLRRPGNQTQFSAQLAAQTAQRRPLRDVQQWITENPAGDLSVDALAQRARLSPRHFARAFRDEVGMTPGRYVDRVRLEAARRHLEDSADGIEQVARCCGYGTPEAMRRAFLRVLGASPAEYRRRFRTAGPPVAAP from the coding sequence ATGGAACAGCGCGAGGTACTCGTCGTTCTCTTCGACGGTGTGCAGGCTCTCGACGTCTCCGGACCGGTCGAGGTCTTCCACGGAGCGGCCCAGGAAGCCCCGGGCGCCTACCGGATCCGTACCGCCGGCCTCGACGGCGCCCCGGTCCGCACCACCAGCGGGCTGACCCTGATCCCCGACACCACCCTCGGCGCCGCCGGGCCGCCGCACACCCTGCTGGTGCCCGGCGGCCAGGGCACCCGCACCCCCGACCCCCGGCTGATCGACTGGCTGCGCGGCAACGCCCACCGCGCCCGGCGGAAGGTCTCGGTGTGCAGCGGAGCGCTGCTGCTGGCCGAGGCCGGGCTGCTGGACGGCCGCCGCGCGACGACCCACTGGATGCTCTGCGACACCCTCGCCGAACGGTTCCCCGCGGTGCGCGTCGAACCCGAGCCGATCTACGTACGGGACGGCGATCTGGCCACCTCCGCGGGCGTGACGGCCGGTATCGACCTCGCGCTGGCCCTGGTGGAGGAAGATCTCGGCCGGGACCTCGCGCTGACCGTCGCCCGCCATCTGGTCGTGTTTCTGCGGCGGCCCGGCAACCAGACCCAGTTCAGCGCCCAGCTCGCCGCGCAGACCGCACAGCGCAGACCACTGCGCGACGTCCAGCAGTGGATCACCGAGAACCCGGCGGGGGACCTCTCCGTCGACGCCCTCGCCCAGCGCGCCCGCCTCTCCCCGCGGCACTTCGCCCGTGCCTTTCGCGACGAAGTGGGCATGACGCCGGGGCGCTATGTCGACCGGGTCAGGCTGGAGGCCGCGCGGCGGCACCTGGAGGACTCCGCCGACGGCATCGAGCAGGTGGCGCGGTGCTGTGGCTACGGCACCCCCGAGGCGATGCGCCGCGCCTTCCTGCGCGTCCTGGGCGCCTCTCCGGCCGAATACCGTCGCCGCTTCCGGACCGCCGGACCACCCGTCGCCGCTCCCTGA
- a CDS encoding DJ-1/PfpI family protein, with amino-acid sequence MQLAILLFDGFTTLDAVGPYETLSRLPGAEAVFVGERTGPYRNELGSLGLVADAALGEVTAPDILVVPGGPGQRAQMADGPVHEWIRAVDAGTTWTTSVCTGSLILAAAGLLKGRRATSHWLALDQLPALGAEPTGERVVFDGKYVTAAGVSSGIDMGLTLAGHIAGDAAAQAIQLGIEYDPQPPYDAGSPDKAPAEITAMLRERSRFLLAGEE; translated from the coding sequence ATGCAGCTCGCGATCCTTCTCTTCGACGGCTTCACCACACTGGACGCCGTCGGCCCCTACGAAACCCTCAGCCGGCTGCCGGGAGCCGAGGCGGTGTTCGTCGGCGAGCGCACCGGCCCGTACCGCAACGAGCTCGGTTCGCTCGGGCTGGTCGCCGACGCCGCGCTGGGCGAGGTCACCGCACCGGACATCCTCGTCGTGCCCGGCGGCCCCGGGCAGCGGGCGCAGATGGCGGACGGCCCGGTGCACGAGTGGATCCGCGCCGTGGACGCCGGCACCACCTGGACCACCTCGGTGTGCACCGGCTCGCTGATCCTGGCCGCCGCGGGCCTCCTCAAGGGCCGCCGGGCGACCTCCCACTGGCTCGCGCTGGACCAGCTCCCGGCGCTGGGGGCCGAGCCGACCGGGGAACGGGTGGTCTTCGACGGCAAGTACGTCACGGCGGCCGGCGTCTCGTCCGGCATCGACATGGGGCTGACGTTGGCCGGCCACATCGCCGGGGACGCCGCGGCCCAGGCGATCCAGCTCGGCATCGAATACGACCCGCAGCCGCCCTACGACGCGGGCTCCCCGGACAAGGCACCGGCCGAGATCACCGCGATGCTGCGGGAGCGCAGCCGGTTCCTGCTTGCCGGGGAGGAGTGA